The genomic window gccgtcggcgcccgcgatgcctcCTGCGAAGCATCTTTCAGgctcccggcggcgccagcacgaggcggcgcaTCCTCTTCACtaccgccgtcgacgcgggggCTCTCGCGCTCATCctcccgcgtcgacgacgacgacacagcagtagcagtagctgggctgaccgccgccgtcagagCGGCAGCctgcgatgatgacgatgacgcctttcgggacgcgccgcccaacCTCGGCCTGCTGTTCTTGCTACGGAGATGGCGCGCCCGTCCGGCGACCTTTGCCGTGTCGGAGATGGGCTCGTATATGCACTCCTGCTCGTAGGTGGTGCAGTTTGCGCAGACGGGACGCACGTTGTTGCATTTGATCTGGCCCTGCGCCGTCAGCTTACGACCAGTTCTTCTGATCTACGAAACGAAACAATAACAACaagtcgctcgctcgctcgcatcAAGCGCGGGCAGGGCTTGTCTCGGGAGTCTGTCTCATGCTATGCGCGAGGGGTtcggcgcggtgcggtgcggtgcagtgcagtaTAGTCAGTACTTGCCTTGCGGCGCCGACAAAAGGCGCATGCCTCGACGGCTCGGCGCTGGAAATGCCGACGCGGAgacgcgctgctggacggccTGTGGGGAGCCGGCATCGTCTCCGgatgctgcccgccctgtgTGCTGTACAGTACGGCACTTGCAGGACTTGTTACTATACGAGGGAACAAGGCCCGTTCCTTGttgctgctcgagggcgtccaCGTGTCTGTCGggcgatgcagcagcagcagcagcagcagcgggaaGGATTGCGACGTGCGAGAACAGTGCAGCAGAGAGCCAGTTGAGAGCCGCGGGAGTTGACgatccgtggcggcggcggcggtttgCTTTGCAACAAGTCGAGAGAGGTTCCGGTCATCAGTCTGACGTCCCTCTCCAacgcggggaggggagtgTCTCTTCCCGCGGCAAGGACAAACTAATCAATATAAGTTACCAACTTCTTATTAGTACATGCCCCGTGCGTGCTGCTCCTCCCACGCGGTTGGCGGCTTGGCATGCAGAAGCCCCCTTCTTTGTTCGTCCACACCAACAACTTATCAAGTTAGTAAGTTGCTTCGTCGGACTAGTGCCGTTTATTAGACGCGCGTATAAGTCGTATACTTAAGTTACTTGGTAGATGGCCACCATGTTAGTATGCAACGGTGATGGCGCTGGACGTCCactgtcgacgacgcaatGCGACTGTGCCGTACTGTACCGCATCGCCACAAAACACACAATGTAATCTGCGTGAGTGGTGTGGACGGAGCAGGCTTGTGTACACCATGACTAAAGTCGCGCGCTTCTTCCCTTCCGTCGTATTCGTCGTTGGCTGGGTGCCATGTTTGCTACCTCGTACAGACATGGGAATCAGGCGCTTTCTGGGGCATGCGAATCATCAATACATGCGGCTTTGCATTGAACTTGTTTAATACGCAGCGCAAGCATCTTTTCCTTGACCAACGTGTGAGGCACGATTTTGGGCCCCCAACGTATACAACTATGACGCCTCCCAAGTCCATGGTCAAAGCAACACACTTCAagttggcgaggaggaatGAATGGCGCCGCCAAACCCGGACTTGACATCAAATATGTAACGGGACATATGTACATGGGTGAGTGAGGGTGACGATTGCAAAAGGGAAACACCCCGAGACACAGCAATGAGGGCATTGCATATCGAGATGCACCATCCATGCATGCCTCGGTCACTGCCCGTTGGTTGCttgcagccgccaccgccgcgccgttgGCATTAAAGACCAGCGCAGAACCCAAAGCCCACTCACTCGCCACATGCAGCACAGCATGACATCCATGACTTTCGGAACGACAAAACCCGAATTCCCCCCAATGCCGTCCGCCGTTTCGTTCGTTTCGTTCCCCTCGGGGCACAAGTCCGGAGAGTAGACGGGGCGCGCATACATGTACACATATCCCGCGGGAGCGCTCCCGGCCTGCAGGCCCCATCTGCCCCTCATCCGtccgcccatccatccatcataCCCCTGGTTGTTGTTCATGTCGTCCCACAACTGAGCTGAGTGAGCGCGATTACTTACTGCCGTACTAGGAGGAGGACTGGTCGACGGACTCGGGCCACGGCAGCCTGACCAACACGCTTACACTTTCAACACTAGGTACGACGTACGGAGTACTTGATGCACTGTTACTCTACCAAGTACGTTACTTACTGTACAAGATAGTGAgtgggggtgggggaggTTGCGTGCACCGCAGTGCGAACGGGGACGGACACACACGATGATGGGGTTCAACAGCACAGGGATCCCACGCTCGTCATGTTGGCTGATGTGCACACCCGCTGCCGGCGTTGCACGATCAACATGGTCCGCCCCCGTGTCTGGTGCGAGGTAGATATATAGAAACTTGCCCACCCACTCCCCCGATGGGAGAGCGGTCTCGGTGAGGTGCGTCCAGTCGACCGTCCGGGGATATATACACGCTGGAGATAGGATCTTTCGAGCAACACCCACGATCCATCCCCGACGACAGCAGGCATCATCCACTACTGACTGCCGTCATCGACCGCTCCATCAAAGACTTACACGCagacacacactcacacatAAGAACAACAGGCGTCACAGCCCATCCTTCGCCCACCATGCTGCCCTCCAGCACCCcccacgccctcgacaacaacaacaacaacaacggcagcaccacccctcccccctccgaCGAAAAAGCCGAAGCGCACCGCATCGAAGAaacctccctcgccgccaccctcccCCTGCCCCCCGGATGCACATACaccacgccgcgcgccatCCAGGAGCGCTTCCCCACGCTGCGCTCCCTCTCCGACGCGGACATGGCGTCGCTCAacgcgcgcgtgcggcggcgcatcgactGGCGCATGATGCCCTGCACCTCGGCCATGTACCTGATGAACTACCTCGACCGCATCAACGTGTCCAACGCgcggctcgccggcctgcagcgCGACCTGGGCATGAGCGACACCGTCTGGAGCCTCGGCATCTCCATGTTCTACGTCGGCTACGTCGTCGGCATGGTCCCCGGCAACATGATCATGGCGAGGTCGAATCCCCGCTACTTTATGCCGGggctgatgctgctgtggAGCGTGGGCACGGTCTGCATGCCCGCCATGAAGAGGTGCGTTTGATATACTCTCTGTTTCCTTGTTCTTGTCTTCACTCTGAAGGCTATATGAGGGGGGACAGACATGGAGAAGACGTAAGAAACTTGCTGACGAGAAGAGAGCAGTGGCGCTGGCTTTGCCGTCGCGAGATTCTTCAtcggcctggccgaggcgcccttTTTCCCGGCTCTCACTCTTTGTACGTTGGCGCCTATTTCTTTCTTCCCCTGACACAGTGTCtattctctctctctctccctcttttATTCTTACTCTTAATCTTTGTGAATAATGATTCCATCTGAcccaagaaaaaaaaatagTAACCTCCTCCTGGTACACCAAGGAAGAATCCCCCATGCGCATGGCCATCTGGCACGCCGGCAACACAATCTCCAACATCatctcctccttcctcgccgccggcatcctcgagcaCATGaagggcgtcgccggcctgcgctCCTGGCAGTGGTTCTTCGtcatcgagggcgtcgcctccgtgctcgtcgccgtcgcctcctaCTTTTTGCTCCCCGAGTGGCCCAGCAACACGCGCTTCCTCGACCAGCGGGAGCGCGAGATGGCGCAGTaccgcgtcctcgtctccaacggcggcgtcgacgaggaggagggcggcgtctgggcgggcgtctgggccgcggccagggATCCCTACACGTGGCTGTTTTGCCTCATGCACTTTGCGCTCGTCACGGCGCAGAGCTTCAAGGACTTTTTGCCCTCGGTACGTTGCTCTTTGACCCCCCCTGCATGATTCCATTGCTtcgactgctgctgctgctgctttcgGCTTCTCCCCCTGACGGGGAGTGGGAGAATCCAGAACCTGCCGCAGCTTCATGTCAAGATCCATGAACACACTGACACGCCGCCCACAGATCATCCAGACTTTCGGCTACAACAAGCTCATCACCTACCTCATCCAGGCGCCCCCCTACGCCATCGCCTACGTCTTcgcctgcctcgtcgcctggtcctgcggccggcggcaagagTCCACCTGGCACATCaccgtgcccgtcgtcgccgccgccgcgggcgccgccctcatgATGGGCACGCTCAACGTCGGCGCGCGCTACTTCGGGCTCGTGCTGCTCATCAGCGGCACCTACAGCGCCTTCAACATCCAGCTCTCGTGGGAGACGACCGTggtgcccgcgccgcgcgcgaaAAAGGCCTcgctcatcgccatcgccgactgCCTCAGCCAGACGAGCCACTGGTTCAGCCCCTACTTTTACCCCAAGCGCCAGGCGCCCTACTATcgcatgggcggcgggctggtcCTCATGGGGtgcgccatcgccgtggtGAGCTGCTTCGCCATCCGCTGGCGGTCGGTTCGCCTCAACAGGAAGCTCGACGAGAGGCAAGGGTGGACGCCGGGGTCGGGCATGCAGAGGGGGTGGAGGTTTCGCTACTAGtaggcgtcggcggcggcgacgagcatgTCGAATGGTTCccagcaggtggtggtggtggtgatggtggtgacggacTGATGGTGTGCCACTACCGGCAGGAGAAGATGACGAGGGAATCATGTGAATGGTACtcaccctgctgctgcctgctgCAGACACATGCACAAAACATTTTGCCCAGTTCTCGCCTCGTTGCTTCCctgctgtctgtctggtACAAAATACATACGCTCACGCATGCCCGTCCGTAGCATATACATCaccgaccaccaccctcccACCCCCGCCTCACAGTttcgacgacgcctcgtGCAGAAAGCGCGACGGCACAGGCACCCACACGGCGCGAATGTACTCGGCGAAGCCCTTGCCCAGGTTATCCAGCAGCTTGGAGCTGCTCACGCCACGGCCCAAGGGCCCATAGACGACAAAGTgcacggccatgatgccgggcagctcgacgcgctcgacgtgGTACCAGGGCCGCCAGTCGGCGCGCATcagctcgcgcaggcggTCGCGCGTCATGAAGCTGCGCAGCCAGGCCCAGCGCTCGGGCGTGTGCACGAACAGCCCGAGGTTGACGttgccgcccttgtcgcCGGACCGGCCGAGgaccacgtcgccgagcggccgcatcgtctTGGGCCCAAACGACGTCAGGGGCGTGGGGTCCGCCGCGTCGtagctcgcccgcggcgcgagcgGTTCGGTCATGGCCGGTGGTGGGATGGCGatgcgtcgccgcggcggcgtcttgtcgccaggcctgccgccgggcagcagcagcgtgacggcctcgtcgagctccgtcTGGGGCACCACGGCCGGGTAGTAGCCCAGGAAGGGCCGGGGCTGGAGGGTGCGGAAGTCGAGCGAGCAGTGCATGCCTGTGAAGACGTAACATGTCAACATGCTGATCCATACGCTACACCGCGCGATGGCAAAATGCCCAACGGTTGCGACAGAGGGAGCTGCGTCAagaaggagggagggtggCGTACCCGGAAAGTGAGCCATGAAGCAGTAGTTCCacgcgccggccacggcgctcaCTGCCGCCTTGTCCCGCGCCTGGGCAAAGATGCGCATGTacgtcgtggcggcgagctgggaCGAGGGGTTCTCGGCCGGCGTGCCGACGCGCTGAAAGTCCagcacgtcgagggcgtcgagggcgccccatgcggcgaggcgatggcgcaCCTGCGCCTCCTGAACGTCCCActtgtgggtggtggcgagccccgtggcgttgacgaggatCTCGAGCTGCCAGCCGGCGCGGTagaagacggcgagcttTGTGGTCGGGGGCGGAGGACGGCCGCGGACGCCCCAGACACGGACGCGGTTGGTGTGATTGTTGTTCTtgctgttggtgttggtgttgcgCGAGGGGggagacgacaacgacgacgacggttcctcggcctcgacgcggatGCCCGAAATgtcggccttgacgtcgcTGTTGAGATAGACGTCGCCCTGCAGCTCATACAGCAGCTGGCAGCGCACCGTGTCCTCGgtgacgaagccggcgaggccgtcgtgcTTGGTGACGACGCAGGTGCCGTCGggggcgacctcggcgatgggcaggccgaggtcgacaaaggcgtcgacggggtggcggtcggcgccggcaaagTTGGCTCCGGTGACGTAGGTCGAGCACTCGATGAGGtggccggcgatgagggcgccggcgagctcgtcgaggcggtcggGCTCCCAGCCGTAccaccaggcggcggcggccatgacgggcgaggcgtcggcgacgcgcccacagatgacgatgtcggcgccctcgtcgagggcgcgcttGACGGCACGGTAGCCCAGGTaggcgttggcggcgacaacgggcATGGCCGCGGGGTCGGAGAGGAaggcgagcgcgtcgtcggcgagggtgacGTCGGggttgtcggcgtcgaggtgccgTAGGCCGTTTctctgcgcgccgaggagggcgcctATCTTGGGCATGaggttgtcgccgtcgacgaacGCGACGCGGAGGGCGAGACCTCTGTGGGCAATCTTGGGTGCAAGGGCAAGTGAGTGCGAGTCCATCTAGGCCGCAGCATCCATGAGGCAGGGGGATGTCGCTGGTGTCGGCCAACGTACCATGTCGTGAACCCTGTCGGCCAGGCCGCTGGGATCCAGCgagccgccgttgacgacaaCCTTGATGCGCTTCtcagcgacgaggtcgagggacATTTCGATGCCGGCCAGGGCCGAGGCCACCCAGCCAGGctcagcggcgtcgtgcATCCTCagggcgccgctggccagGGTCGCCTCTGCGACGGCAATGGtgagtttttttttttctcgaATTACATTTTCTTATACGGGAGAGACTGGTGATGGAGAAACGGGAGGGAACTCACCCGCGAGATAGTCACCGGTGATGACATC from Purpureocillium takamizusanense chromosome 14, complete sequence includes these protein-coding regions:
- a CDS encoding uncharacterized protein (TransMembrane:10 (i123-141o153-171i183-203o215-235i247-269o317-338i350-372o384-402i409-428o469-491i)~EggNog:ENOG503P038~COG:G); protein product: MLPSSTPHALDNNNNNNGSTTPPPSDEKAEAHRIEETSLAATLPLPPGCTYTTPRAIQERFPTLRSLSDADMASLNARVRRRIDWRMMPCTSAMYLMNYLDRINVSNARLAGLQRDLGMSDTVWSLGISMFYVGYVVGMVPGNMIMARSNPRYFMPGLMLLWSVGTVCMPAMKSGAGFAVARFFIGLAEAPFFPALTLLTSSWYTKEESPMRMAIWHAGNTISNIISSFLAAGILEHMKGVAGLRSWQWFFVIEGVASVLVAVASYFLLPEWPSNTRFLDQREREMAQYRVLVSNGGVDEEEGGVWAGVWAAARDPYTWLFCLMHFALVTAQSFKDFLPSIIQTFGYNKLITYLIQAPPYAIAYVFACLVAWSCGRRQESTWHITVPVVAAAAGAALMMGTLNVGARYFGLVLLISGTYSAFNIQLSWETTVVPAPRAKKASLIAIADCLSQTSHWFSPYFYPKRQAPYYRMGGGLVLMGCAIAVVSCFAIRWRSVRLNRKLDERQGWTPGSGMQRGWRFRY
- a CDS encoding uncharacterized protein (EggNog:ENOG503NXK4~COG:S), whose amino-acid sequence is MMTPATITPFAAAQRPIRIANCSGAVTDPAIHMYNQAAYGPVDVITGDYLAEATLASGALRMHDAAEPGWVASALAGIEMSLDLVAEKRIKVVVNGGSLDPSGLADRVHDMIAHRGLALRVAFVDGDNLMPKIGALLGAQRNGLRHLDADNPDVTLADDALAFLSDPAAMPVVAANAYLGYRAVKRALDEGADIVICGRVADASPVMAAAAWWYGWEPDRLDELAGALIAGHLIECSTYVTGANFAGADRHPVDAFVDLGLPIAEVAPDGTCVVTKHDGLAGFVTEDTVRCQLLYELQGDVYLNSDVKADISGIRVEAEEPSSSLSSPPSRNTNTNSKNNNHTNRVRVWGVRGRPPPPTTKLAVFYRAGWQLEILVNATGLATTHKWDVQEAQVRHRLAAWGALDALDVLDFQRVGTPAENPSSQLAATTYMRIFAQARDKAAVSAVAGAWNYCFMAHFPGMHCSLDFRTLQPRPFLGYYPAVVPQTELDEAVTLLLPGGRPGDKTPPRRRIAIPPPAMTEPLAPRASYDAADPTPLTSFGPKTMRPLGDVVLGRSGDKGGNVNLGLFVHTPERWAWLRSFMTRDRLRELMRADWRPWYHVERVELPGIMAVHFVVYGPLGRGVSSSKLLDNLGKGFAEYIRAVWVPVPSRFLHEASSKL